A genome region from Scyliorhinus canicula chromosome 16, sScyCan1.1, whole genome shotgun sequence includes the following:
- the LOC119950573 gene encoding complement C1q subcomponent subunit B-like, whose product MAMSHRMNHVGLVLLLLVAASSTQDTCPASSRIHGIPGQPGRPGASGANGKDGAPGKKGNPGPPGSAAMAGVKGEKGEQGFEGMTGKVGPEGDRGVQGEKGAVGEKGARGDVGDHTSTLKAAFSMARSTNMSPRKNIPIKFDKVISNEQRRYVTRMGKFQCDIPGLYYFVYHATSKGNLCVNIILNQEKKVGFCDQVYNSFQVSSGGVILQLRRNDEVHLQTTDSNSMLGVEGADSVFNGFLIFPD is encoded by the exons ATGGCAATGTCACATCGAATGAACCACGTAGGACTAGTGCTCCTCTTGTTGGTGGCAGCATCATCAACCCAAGACACCTGTCCTGCCTCCTCTCGTATTCATGGGATCCCTGGCCAACCTGGAAGGCCTGGGGCATCTGGTGCAAATGGCAAGGATGGCGCGCCTGGGAAGAAAGGAAACCCAG GTCCCCCTGGATCAGCTGCTATGGCTGGTGTGAAAGGCGAGAAAGGTGAGCAAGGCTTCGAGGGCATGACTGGAAAAGTGGGCCCTGAAGGTGACAGAGGAGTGCAAGGAGAAAAAGGTGCAGTGGGGGAAAAGGGTGCGAGAGGAGATGTCGGAGACCACACAAGTACTTTGAAGGCGGCCTTTTCCATGGCCAGGAGCACAAACATGAGTCCAAGAAAAAATATTCCAATAAAATTTGACAAAGTGATTTCCAACGAACAGAGGAGATATGTAACGAGAATGGGGAAATTTCAGTGTGACATACCAGGCTTGTATTATTTTGTGTATCATGCAACTTCCAAGGGCAACCTCTGTGTTAACATCATCCTTAATCAGGAAAAAAAGGTTGGTTTCTGTGATCAGGTATACAATTCTTTCCAGGTGAGTTCAGGGGGAGTTATCCTTCAACTGAGGCGAAATGATGAAGTCCATCTTCAAACGACAGACTCCAATTCAATGTTGGGAGTGGAAGGAGCTGACAGTGTCTTCAATGGATTCCTCATATTCCCGGATTAG